From the genome of Cytobacillus luteolus, one region includes:
- a CDS encoding nucleotidyltransferase family protein, translating to MDELQRELIEEQLKASKKVLQEQYGIEKIGIFGSFARNEHHENSDLDILIEVGKPIGLEFFDIKYYLEEKLGVSVDLVTINGLKPQLRDRILEEVIFQ from the coding sequence GTGGATGAATTGCAAAGAGAGCTAATTGAAGAACAACTAAAAGCTTCTAAGAAAGTCTTACAAGAGCAATACGGTATAGAGAAAATAGGAATATTTGGTTCGTTTGCACGTAATGAACATCATGAGAATAGTGATTTAGATATTTTAATTGAGGTAGGAAAGCCTATAGGATTAGAGTTTTTTGATATTAAATATTATCTCGAAGAAAAACTTGGTGTTTCTGTTGATTTAGTAACTATAAATGGTTTAAAACCACAACTGCGTGACCGAATTCTCGAAGAGGTAATCTTTCAATGA